In one Achromobacter spanius genomic region, the following are encoded:
- a CDS encoding transglutaminase-like cysteine peptidase, with protein MMLRRRPLRLKRVIGLGLLGLTCWWGGTFAIEIDAVKLQNLAASRYGAKSARSVSNWLQLLRDPPPPQERDKLTTANDFWNQTLLSSEDSTLWKQADYWATPLESLGRGAGDCEDYVIGKYFTLLAMGVPANKLRFIYVRARVGGPASSSQVAHMVLGYYDTPNAVPLVLDSLISTILPATQRRDLTPVFSFNADGVYVDGKAAAPVDRLSRWRDLLQRMERDGIRP; from the coding sequence ATCATGCTCCGCCGCCGCCCGCTTCGGTTGAAACGGGTTATCGGCCTTGGCTTGCTTGGCCTCACATGCTGGTGGGGCGGCACTTTCGCAATCGAGATCGATGCCGTCAAACTGCAGAACCTGGCGGCAAGTCGCTACGGCGCCAAAAGCGCCAGATCTGTCTCCAACTGGCTGCAACTGCTGCGCGATCCGCCGCCCCCGCAAGAGCGGGACAAGCTGACAACCGCCAACGATTTCTGGAACCAAACCCTGCTGTCCAGCGAAGACAGCACGCTCTGGAAGCAGGCCGACTACTGGGCCACGCCGCTGGAATCGCTGGGCCGAGGCGCCGGCGATTGCGAAGACTACGTCATCGGCAAGTACTTCACCCTGTTGGCCATGGGTGTGCCCGCCAACAAGCTGCGTTTCATCTACGTCCGCGCGCGCGTGGGCGGGCCGGCCAGCAGCAGCCAGGTCGCCCACATGGTGCTGGGCTACTACGACACCCCAAACGCCGTCCCGCTGGTGCTGGACAGCCTGATTTCAACCATCCTGCCTGCCACGCAGCGTCGCGACCTGACGCCGGTGTTCAGTTTCAACGCCGACGGTGTCTACGTTGATGGCAAGGCCGCCGCGCCGGTTGACCGACTCAGCCGCTGGCGTGATCTACTTCAACGCATGGAACGGGACGGCATACGCCCCTGA